Proteins co-encoded in one Pyxidicoccus xibeiensis genomic window:
- a CDS encoding cysteine dioxygenase yields the protein MGVMCLDGLVGLLREEAGRKPGLEGMGERLGGLVVEPSSLRPYLHFGRGRYTRNLVYRDARLEIIVNCWDSGTASPIHDHDGQECWFSIQAGTFVMENYALVAGGLGPGPARLGPPEVVGPVGVGHVDFRSPEAPIHRVIAHEGPAVSLHVYAGPVARCLVFDPRRQRCALRELRYDSIFGRPLARKETAPTLALF from the coding sequence ATGGGCGTGATGTGCCTCGATGGGTTGGTGGGGCTCCTTCGGGAGGAGGCCGGCCGGAAGCCGGGCCTCGAGGGGATGGGTGAGCGGCTCGGGGGGCTCGTGGTGGAGCCGTCCAGCCTGAGGCCCTATCTGCACTTCGGCCGGGGCCGGTACACGCGCAACCTCGTGTACCGGGACGCGCGGCTGGAGATCATCGTCAACTGCTGGGACTCGGGCACGGCGTCGCCCATCCATGACCATGACGGGCAGGAGTGCTGGTTCAGCATCCAGGCCGGCACCTTCGTGATGGAGAACTACGCGCTGGTGGCCGGCGGGCTGGGGCCGGGCCCCGCGCGCCTGGGGCCGCCGGAGGTGGTGGGGCCGGTGGGCGTGGGCCACGTGGACTTCCGCAGCCCCGAGGCGCCCATCCACCGCGTCATCGCCCACGAGGGGCCCGCGGTGTCCCTGCACGTGTACGCGGGGCCGGTGGCGCGCTGTCTCGTGTTCGACCCGCGGCGCCAGCGGTGTGCCCTGCGGGAGCTCCGCTACGACTCCATCTTCGGACGGCCCTTGGCCCGGAAGGAGACCGCGCCCACGCTGGCCCTCTTCTGA